The sequence below is a genomic window from Sorangiineae bacterium MSr12523.
CGAGGCCGCGTATCGATATTGGGCGACCACGCTCGTGTCCGAAGTGCGACGAGTCAAGATCATCGAATCGTCCATTGGGGACGGTCGAGTGTCGATGTTCTTGGCGGGCACCGGTGGCGCCGCGTCGCCGACGGCCGTGGCCACTGTGGACGCGTACTGCCAGGTCAACGTGCGCCCACTCTGCTCACGGCTGGCCACGAACCCGGCCGGTCAGCGCGACGTTCCCATCGTCGGCGTCGTCTTCGTCTCGCAAGGATACGACGTTTCGCGCGTTCTGAGTCGCGCGCAAGAAGCTCTTTCTGGCCATTTCTCGGCCCTGCCCATTGGCGCTCCGTTGTACACGGCGGCCATCGTCGACGTGCTCATGGAGGTACCGGGCATCTACAACGTCGACGTCGCCGACTTCTCGGCGGCTCTCGGACCTACGGAAGTCGCGGTGCCGAATTTCGCATTCCTGAGTGCAACCCGATGAGTGAAAGCGACTTCGCCGACCGAGCCGTCGAAGAGGCACCCGGCTGGTTGCAAAAGCCCTACGGGCGTCGATTCCTTTTCGCACTCGGTGTCATCAAGGACGCCGTACTGGAAGGAGCGAAGATCGCCGTCAAGGTGCGATTTCCGCTTCTGGCGCCGTCGGATGCGCTCGACGTGATCGGAAGAGAGCGGGGCATCGACAAGGGATTCTACTTTTCCGACTCGCAGTACCGAAAGCAACTCGTCAACGCATTTGGGTATTGGCGGAGGCAGGGGACCGCGGCGGGGCTGATTCAGGCGCTCGGCGATGCGGGATACCGTAACGTCCAAGTCTACGAAAATTACACGGGCGATGGGATAGACCCGTCGGAGTGGAGCTGGTTCTACGTGCAGTTCCTCCCGCCATACCCCTGGACCGTGGAAGGCGTGGCCGTTTGGGACGACAACGCGATCTGGGATGACGATCGCGCCTGGGTCGACCCAGTGCCGCCCTCGGAGGCCGAGCGCGTGCGATCCATCATCAGAAAGTTGAAACCCTCTCACGCGAAACCGGCGGGAGCTGCCTTTTTGCTTTCGGGTCAGCTGTGGAACGCGCCCGAACGCATTTGGGACGCCGGCCTCACGTGGTCCGGCGTCGTCGCGCAGATCGACGTATAATCGCATGCCTCATCCTCTCATCGACAATCCGAATGGGTTTCCAACCATCACGGTCCCCGATCCGCTCGATTCTGGGAATGCAGCGAGCGTGGAGGGGCCCTTTCAGGGCCTGACAAACCGTAGCGCGAATCTGGCGCAGCGCATTGGCGGCACGCCAGCCTCCAACGGCGTCGCGCGCCTTCAGGTCGTTCCGGATATTCCGGGCTTGCGCTCGTTGACGCCCCACGCGGACGGCGATGTGGCTCGAGTACGCGGGGGCGCGTTGTATGAGTTCCGAGCCGAGGCGGGCGGTGTGGATGACGGCAAATGGGTCATTCGGCCCAATGACATCTTGGGAGGGGGGCCCGGGAAGTGGCTCCTCTTCGGCGCTGTGCCGATTTCTCCCCGCGTCAACGCTGCCGATCTTCGGAACTTCGCCCCGCACAC
It includes:
- a CDS encoding phage tail protein, with the translated sequence MSESDFADRAVEEAPGWLQKPYGRRFLFALGVIKDAVLEGAKIAVKVRFPLLAPSDALDVIGRERGIDKGFYFSDSQYRKQLVNAFGYWRRQGTAAGLIQALGDAGYRNVQVYENYTGDGIDPSEWSWFYVQFLPPYPWTVEGVAVWDDNAIWDDDRAWVDPVPPSEAERVRSIIRKLKPSHAKPAGAAFLLSGQLWNAPERIWDAGLTWSGVVAQIDV